The Deltaproteobacteria bacterium genomic interval GAGCTTTTCAAGCGACTGAAGCGAGAACTTTATCATCACGGGCGGGCCGCAGATTACGCAGACCGTGTTAGCTGGCTTAACGCCGCTCTCTTCTACAACCTTTGGAACGAACCCGACCTTGCCCTTCCACTCAGGCGTTTCTCCGCCCGGGTCAACGGTTTGCAAGAGGTTCACATCCGCCATCTTGTCCCATTCTTCGAGTTCGTGCTTGTAGACCAGATCCGCGACTGTCCTTGCGCCGTAGATGATGGTTATGTCGCCGTAGTCCTTCCTGTTATCAAGGCACGACCATATAACCGAGCGCACCGGAGGAAGCCCGATGCCTCCTGCTATGAATACTATATTTTTACCCTTCCATTCATCCACCGGGAAGGAGTTGCCGTACGGGCCGCGAAAGCCCATGGTATCGCCGACACTTAACTGGCTAAGTCCGCCCGTAACCCTTCCGCTTCTCCTGAAGGTGCATTCGATGTAGCCCTTGCGGGTAGAAGGAGATGCTATACAGAACGTACTCTCTCCTAGCCCAAAGGAAGAATAGAGCGCGAACTGTCCTGTCTTGAAGCTAAAGGCATTGCCCTTTGCCTCGTCCTGGAACTTAAGCTTTAGAGTTCTTACGTCCGGAGCCTCGTCCTTTATCTCGGCTACAGTCATCATCTCCGGAAGATATATGTTTCCTGGCTTACACATTTTCTTAGTCCCTTATAATAGACCTTTCTATTACTTATGCCTTTACTGCACGCTTTATATATCTGTCACCCGAAAGCAACCTTCCGGACAACGCGCTCCCCTGCTACTTCGAAAGCTCTTCCATTACCTCTGTTATATCGAGCCTTACCGGGCACACGCGTATGCATCTGCCGCACCCGACACACCCCTTTGTCTTGAACTTTCCGGGGTAGATATGGAACTTGCACATGAAGCGGTTACGCCATCTCTTGAACTGCGTATCCCTCGGGTTATGTCCGCTTGCATGAAGAGTAAAGAACTCGAACTGGCACGCGTCCCAGTTCTTTCTTCTCTCGCCCTCTGTGAAGCTTCCCTCGTCGGTTATGTCGAAGCAGTGGCACGTGGGGCACGAGAAGGTGCACGCGCCGCAGCCAACGCATTTACGGGCAAGGTCTGGCCATAAGTCCTTTTCGTCGTAATGCGCCGTGTCCTTAAGCCTTGCCTTGATTTTATCTATATCCGCGTTCACCTTCGCGGGCTTGAATATCGCCTTTTCCCTTGCATC includes:
- a CDS encoding FAD/NAD(P)-binding protein is translated as MCKPGNIYLPEMMTVAEIKDEAPDVRTLKLKFQDEAKGNAFSFKTGQFALYSSFGLGESTFCIASPSTRKGYIECTFRRSGRVTGGLSQLSVGDTMGFRGPYGNSFPVDEWKGKNIVFIAGGIGLPPVRSVIWSCLDNRKDYGDITIIYGARTVADLVYKHELEEWDKMADVNLLQTVDPGGETPEWKGKVGFVPKVVEESGVKPANTVCVICGPPVMIKFSLQSLEKLGFNSDNVYTTLENKMKCGVGKCGRCNVGDVYVCKEGPVYTATEVKKMYNDF